One genomic region from Candida albicans SC5314 chromosome 6, complete sequence encodes:
- the CST5 gene encoding Cst5p (Scaffold protein for the mitogen-activated protein (MAP) kinase cascade that regulates mating; required for opaque mating or white biofilm formation in response to mating pheromone; induced in response to pheromone; Hap43p-repressed): MLQSTPKSWKDFLKSPKKPTSPTTPPGSVTITPNTTPPSVPCASPRPAKIPSRDPFQTINPGLNLSFANILNKSLANHETCFICGELLSTVFASERILKLNCGDSTHSECFKAYFKEDIPHARIHGKTITFAKTCRGLNCSGTRNVVVDVNNWHLVSARKLSLIPKRPAPPHPNSVNINALKTTLQNSDIPTRSPSPDPTVSTTTEVDAYEVETVRNQLIKYLLDSCPKINLSRLVSLGNLRVADELSVCVEPSDYFQTRYVYLFENYMLIWNSVDYPVFVPMQNIQISSRGSSILQVRQKDDGLSTLIQSTSSTVVEKWVVAISDAHLQLPAPDITSTIDTSPSDSDSDIDSDEEVIQQALTKNNWADLMIEIDNALLTSDP, encoded by the coding sequence ATGCTACAATCTACGCCTAAGAGCTGGAAAGACTTTTTAAAATCTCCAAAGAAGCCCACTAGCCCTACCACCCCACCAGGCAGTGTGACGATCACACCAAATACAACACCTCCAAGTGTGCCATGTGCCAGTCCACGACCAGCGAAAATCCCTTCCAGAGACCCATTTCAAACCATAAATCCCGGACTAAACCTTTCCTTTGCCAATATTCTCAACAAGTCACTAGCAAATCACGAAACATGTTTCATCTGTGGAGAACTACTTTCTACTGTATTTGCATCAGAACGAATCCTAAAGTTAAATTGTGGTGACTCCACCCACAGTGAATGTTTCAAAGCTTATTTTAAGGAAGATATACCACACGCAAGAATCCATGGCAAGACAATAACGTTTGCCAAAACCTGTCGTGGTTTAAATTGCAGTGGCACCAGAAACGTAGTTGTCGATGTAAACAACTGGCACTTGGTTTCTGCTAGAAAGTTGTCGTTAATACCCAAGAGACCAGCACCTCCACACCCCAACAGTGTCAACATTAACGCTTTAAAGACAACCTTACAAAACAGCGATATACCTACCAGATCTCCTTCACCAGACCCAACTGTTTCAACCACCACAGAAGTGGACGCATATGAGGTTGAAACGGTTAGAAACCAActaatcaaatatttgttaGATCTGTGTCCTAAAATCAACTTGTCAAGATTGGTTCTGTTGGGAAATTTGCGAGTTGCAGACGAGCTTTCTGTTTGTGTGGAGCCACTGGACTATTTCCAAACAAGGtatgtttatttattcGAAAACTACATGCTTATATGGAATAGTGTTGACTACCCTGTATTCGTCCCAATGCAGAATATCCAAATCTCCTCTCGTGGATCGTCCATCCTACAAGTGCGTCAAAAAGATGATGGGTTATCGACATTGATTCAATCTACATCTAGCACAGTAGTGGAAAAATGGGTTGTTGCCATTTCTGACGCTCATTTACAGTTGCCAGCACCGGATATAACGTCTACAATTGACACCTCCCCTAGTGATAGTGATTCCGATATTGATTCAGACGAAGAAGTTATTCAGCAAGCACTAACTAAAAACAATTGGGCCGATTTAATGATTGAGATTGATAATGCGTTACTTACATCTGACCCGTAA
- a CDS encoding uncharacterized protein (Ortholog of S. cerevisiae Spo71; a meiosis-specific protein required for spore wall formation during sporulation in S. cerevisiae; possibly an essential gene, disruptants not obtained by UAU1 method): MKRKFSFFVVVFFLWVYINTQSHVYWGTXXFTIPRSSYIASLLTVLGADALSNYGKGVFVGGYPGIWHNDKPDLITELLTRKDTNERVLQYSNDNDLFFKKRDAIIKELRNDTTTADITSEVSTIPVSLPKIKFEMPRPETKVNIDEQWIEEENKRFRKRLKRFAKKSTGGAIRASRSKIKASIFKSYEAGEIIRIDKVLVLVMKPPGSGRVSERWREYIAVLRKTDSVAEPLMLQFYDIDKLPEESHPRVGFRLNTQVKADFYSYLDKTISLTVLEKVQYILRLNNQTNSFRWLYFIKETLGVETEINLFNIYVPRLRYFIEVEVPESVFANHFRSNQNIVVTKHEAGYEIECDGISQYLKQFLPKGLSRGWFCFRKYDRLEWAGSTGEQLFIQNMLFSQNHQLEYREYEASDVPPRPIEGFLGRLTNVSGKEKSVLRDFHKISYFYTNRNLLFFTKYYRAVPPPQGGDSLVNEVDLFGDGHMEWLESDFDGHNKAIVEEIGRRTDMIVKAEGVIDMADICEVNISHSTQTQNLVHCALWYYKPELASEKEIVDSCFEIQLKWGALIKLQAQNRAARDIWITSLNDMCRYWKRRQTETLANHIQISANNIERLSATQYADSNASDEINFLESQHAIACGASIPHLLPNMLVIKSGYLYEKNKKHASFNHFYVVLCPGYLIIYHTFRRSRGTGTPKSTAFYEHYITIPLSQCYVYTGKLTELDLLNCETRTTQVDTHSVPRVYPDGWKSMEEDCELCFTLWFGKKRNISHYEKQLPKSLEVGVQNEKNPGMVTMIRKLGITGKSIMFTANSRQERDRWTMCILSEMDRLTGQM; the protein is encoded by the coding sequence atgaaaagaaaattttcattttttgttgttgttttttttttgtgggTTTATATCAACACACAGTCGCATGTCTACTGGGGAACACASMKYTTTACTATACCCAGATCATCATACATTGCATCCCTTCTAACAGTTCTTGGGGCTGATGCTTTATCAAACTATGGCAAGGGCGTGTTTGTTGGAGGATATCCTGGCATCTGGCATAACGACAAACCTGATTTGATTACCGAGTTGTTGACACGAAAAGATACAAACGAACGGGTATTACAGTACAGTAATGACAATGATTTATTCTTTAAAAAGCGAGATGCCATTATCAAAGAGCTACGGAATGATACCACTACAGCAGATATCACTTCAGAAGTATCCACTATCCCTGTTTCACTCCCAAAAATAAAGTTTGAAATGCCTCGTCCTGAAACCAAAGTCAATATAGACGAGCAGTGGATCGAGGAGGAAAACAAGAGATTTAGAAAACGGTTAAAGAGATTTGCCAAAAAGTCAACTGGTGGCGCAATCAGAGCATCGCGTAGCAAGATAAAGGCgtcaatttttaaatcataCGAGGCTGGAGAGATAATCAGAATTGACAAGGTGTTAGTGTTGGTGATGAAACCACCAGGCAGTGGGCGGGTTTCTGAACGATGGAGAGAGTATATTGCTGTTTTGAGAAAAACCGACCTGGTTGCCGAGCCTTTGATGTTGCAGTTTTATGATATTGACAAGTTGCCTGAAGAATCGCATCCGCGAGTTGGATTCAGGCTCAACACACAAGTTAAAGCGGACTTTTATAGTTATTTGGACAAGACTATTAGTTTAACGGTGCTTGAAAAAGTGCAATACATCTTAAGACTCAACAACCAAACAAATTCGTTCAGATGGCTATATTTTATAAAGGAAACATTGGGCGTTGAGACCGAAATTAACTTGTTTAACATATATGTTCCCAGGCTACGGTATTTTATTGAGGTGGAAGTACCAGAAAGTGTTTTTGCCAATCACTTTAGGAGCAACCAAAACATAGTTGTGACAAAGCACGAGGCTGGCtatgaaattgaatgtGACGGGATTTCCCAGTACTTGAAGCAGTTTCTTCCTAAGGGCTTGTCGAGAGGGTGGTTTTGCTTCAGAAAATATGATAGGTTGGAGTGGGCAGGAAGTACCGGAGAGCAATTGTTTATACAGAATATGCTATTTCTGCAGAATCACCAGCTAGAATATAGAGAATATGAGGCATCCGATGTTCCACCCAGACCAATAGAAGGTTTTTTGGGAAGGTTGACTAATGTTAGTGGTAAAGAGAAATCTGTGTTACGAGATTTCCATAAAATACTGTACTTCTACACGAATAGAAACTTATTGTTTTTCACAAAGTACTACCGGGCAGTGCCGCCACCACAAGGAGGTGATTCTTTGGTGAACGAAGTTGATTTGTTTGGTGATGGTCATATGGAGTGGTTGGAGTCAGACTTTGATGGACATAACAAAGCTATTGTGGAGGAAATTGGACGACGAACAGATATGATAGTCAAAGCTGAAGGGGTGATTGACATGGCAGATATATGTGAGGTTAACATCTCACACTCAACACAAACTCAGAATTTAGTTCACTGCGCGTTATGGTATTACAAGCCGGAGTTGGCGAGTGAGAAAGAGATTGTTGATTCTTGTTTCGAAATACAACTTAAATGGGGTGCCCTAATCAAGTTGCAGGCACAGAATCGGGCGGCTCGTGATATTTGGATTACCAGTCTAAATGATATGTGTAGGTACTGGAAAAGGAGACAAACAGAGACTCTTGCTAACCACATACAGATTTCAGCTAATAATATTGAGCGTCTACTGGCAACACAATACGCAGACTCGAATGCTTCAGATGAGATAAACTTTTTAGAATCACAACATGCAATAGCTTGTGGAGCAAGCATCCCGCATCTACTACCTAATATGTTGGTGATTAAGAGTGGGTATTTGTACgagaagaataaaaaacaCGCCAGTTTCAACCACTTTTATGTTGTGCTATGTCCTGGGTATTTGATTATCTACCACACCTTTAGGAGGTCCAGGGGGACAGGAACTCCGAAACTGACAGCATTTTATGAGCATTATATTACTATTCCATTGTCACAATGCTATGTATACACTGGTAAATTAACAGAACTAGACTTGTTGAATTGTGAAACTCGAACAACACAGGTCGATACCCATTCAGTCCCACGAGTCTACCCTGATGGCTGGAAATCCATGGAAGAAGATTGTGAATTATGTTTCACATTATGGTTTGGCAAAAAGAGAAACATAAGTCATTACGAAAAACAGCTTCCAAAACTGTTGGAAGTGGGGGTAcagaatgaaaaaaatccTGGAATGGTAACAATGATTAGAAAGTTGGGAATAACGGGAAAGAGTATTATGTTTACAGCTAATAGTCGACAAGAAAGAGATCGATGGACAATGTGTATATTAAGTGAGATGGATCGGCTTACGGGTCAGATGTAA
- a CDS encoding uncharacterized protein (Ortholog(s) have mitochondrion localization) has translation MKTIRYLSHTTRLLAKSTSTPKVLGRASNNLSVGLVGLANVGKSTFFQALTKSTLGNPANYPFATIEPEKSIVLVPSDKLTHYAKLYSSQKTVPTNLTIWDIAGLVRNASSGAGLGNKFLNDIRQVDGILQIVRGFVDDEIVHIEDNKVDPVRDLVIVNDELILKDLEIIESEIERVNKMKNKPGIGGSYEINLQTLDKLSTLLYDGIKVVNGDWSDEEVDVINGLNLLTAKPTVYLLNVSKEDYESGNNQFYKEVDQWIATNSPNDKLIMFSAEYETALNNPEESLGTGSAIGTVVEEMRSVLSLISFFTCGEMEARQWTIRKGSTAPEAAGLIHTDLQKTFINSIVYKWDDLKQLDTFDESKLKSQGKQHKCGKKYIVEEGDVLIIKAGSGKAR, from the coding sequence ATGAAGACCATTCGATATCTTTCACATACTACAAGACTACTCGCGAAATCTACTTCTACGCCTAAAGTCTTGGGCCGTGCATCCAACAACTTATCGGTAGGACTAGTGGGATTGGCAAATGTGGGTAAGTCAACTTTTTTCCAAGCACTTACAAAATCGACCTTAGGAAACCCAGCTAATTACCCTTTTGCAACTATTGAACCTGAAAAATCGATCGTGTTAGTACCCCTGGACAAATTAACTCACTATGCGAAACTTTACCTGTCGCAAAAGACTGTTCCAACAAACCTAACGATATGGGATATTGCTGGTTTGGTGAGGAACGCCAGTAGCGGTGCTGGTTTAGGAAACAAGTTTCTAAATGACATCAGACAAGTCGATGGGATATTGCAGATAGTACGAGGATTTGTCGATGACGAAATTGTTCATATCGAAGATAACAAGGTTGATCCTGTGAGAGACTTGGTGATTGTCAACGACGAGCTTATACTAAAGGACTTGGAAATCATTGAACTGGAAATTGAACGTgtaaataaaatgaaaaacaaaccaGGAATTGGTGGGTCGTATGAAATAAACTTACAGACATTAGACAAGCTATCCACATTATTGTATGATGGTATAAAAGTGGTCAACGGCGATTGGAGCGATGAGGAAGTAGATGTTATAAACGGATTAAACTTATTGACAGCTAAACCAACTGTATATTTGCTTAATGTTAGTAAGGAAGATTATGAGAGTGgaaacaatcaattctaCAAAGAAGTAGACCAATGGATAGCCACAAACTCTCCAAATGATAAACTAATCATGTTCAGTGCAGAGTATGAAACGGCGTTAAACAACCCAGAAGAGCTGCTCGGTACAGGGTCTGCCATTGGTACGGTTGTGGAAGAGATGAGACTGGTGTTGTCGTTAATATCATTCTTTACATGTGGTGAAATGGAAGCACGGCAATGGACTATCCGAAAAGGCAGCACTGCACCAGAAGCTGCTGGATTAATTCACActgatttacaaaaaacaTTTATCAACTCTATTGTATATAAGTGGGACGATTTAAAACAACTTGATACTTTTGATGAAAGTAAGTTAAAGTCCCAAGGCAAACAGCACAAATGCGGTAAAAAGTATATAGTCGAAGAAGGCGATGTTTTAATCATCAAAGCCGGAAGTGGTAAAGCTAGATAG